In the genome of Populus nigra chromosome 19, ddPopNigr1.1, whole genome shotgun sequence, the window AAAAGGTAGGGTCCAAAACAGTACCTTGTCAATAATACCTGCATAATCCATGTTCTTGCGTGGCTTTTTCTCAACAATCCAACCATTAGGCAGATCGAACAATGAGCGGCTTTTGAAAATGTATGGATCGATTTGTATCCTGTTTATCTTTCTTGCTTATTTAATGCTAATGGTCCAATCTAATTCAGACTAAATAGGAAACAAAAAGTCCTCTGACATTCAAAAACAAAGTTCctctgaaatttaaaaaaccttaAGTCCTGAGTTACTGATACTCCACAACAGTAAAGTAAGGAAATATTAGaactcacattttttttattgccaggTTTAGCACTCTTGGATGTTTCTCCACTCATGTGTTTCTGAATAGATATCAGCGAACAAAATCGCTGTCCAGTCCCAGACTCATAGTGATACTGCATATTAAGATGAAAGTTACACTAGTTCAATGAAGATGTCTTGCCGTTAGAACAAAGTTCAATGAAGTAATCTTCTGTCATGACGAATACATGCATTTTAAGCAGTATTATAGCGGTAATAGCTAACAATTAAAGCAGCTTAGCTTCAAAATTGAGAAATATATCAATGAAAGGAGACATAGCATAAGAAGTTTCATTGCAAACGACATTGAAATATAAGAGCTAAATGATAAAAGACAGGACAGATCAGTCTGATGGAAAATTGAGTCCATTATGGATCAAAATGACCATGCAGGTGTCATATTATAATCAGGATTGCAAGGGCTTCAATTATCTGAAATCCAAGGTGCAATTTTAACAAGAGTTTTAGTTACCTAGTCATTGTGCCCTCCAACAAATGTATGTATAATGCCTTGAGGTCAGTATTTAAATGGAGTGAGTATATATGTGTTAACAAAAATGGTGCACTGAGTGAAGGCTGCCATTTCATCGACCCAACTAATCTGTGGGTGGCATTGTGCATATGGATTTAAGATTGATGCATTCATTTGGTGCATTGATTTGAAAAACGGTACTGTTGCTCTTGAATCATTGTTTCATGGAGTTCTCTAAGATTTGAGACAATATAGTAATGGGGAACCGCATTGGCATTATTAAAAAGGCTTCATTTTGTGCCTTCATgccagaaaacaagaaaagcatCATCAGCATTTTGATGCTTTACTAATTTACCATTAGAAACTGCGGAAACTCCAAAAGGGTACTAATCGTTGTTTGGACTATGGTGTTCGAGACCAAGTTTGGTGAGATACCGTGTTGCTCTCCACACCCCGGTCCCCGAAACAGTACCCAAGTTTTCCCAGCCTATACTCATCATTTTCAAGTTAACGAGAAACTCAAATCCTCGAGAAGTCCAAATCGCAACCCGTATATCAATTCAAATACTGGCGCACACCAGGCAACACGGCACCACCATAACCATCCACGTTTGCTTAAACACTTCCTATTGGCgtgaagttaaaaataataaatatatttttgaaattttcactATGTTTGCTAATGCTACTTCGTCGGAAAAATTTTGGGTATAAAGGAGAAGTTCGAACCTAAGACAACTAGACCTCACAGGCGATGGGGAAATGGGTGGCGCTTAAAGACCGGATCACCAATGCATGCATTAATGTAAACACAAATGTAGAAGTACTTCGTTCACACTATCTATGGTAAGCAAAAGCACGGCAAAAGAGAAGGTCGGTATACTTTGAATTGGTGAAAGGAAAACAATCAATCACCTTGTCGTTATGGCTACGGCGGTTGCCGCGTTTGCTGCGGCAGCGTCGCACGACGACCCAATCATTTGGGAGTTTGAATTGGTGGTAAAGGGTGGTTGATACCTGTAATtcgttattttgattttgggaCGAGATTTTCGCGTCCATTGAGTACTCTTGGTGGAAGCTATCTGATTTTGATAAGAAAAGCTTTTGAGGAAATATTTACTTGGGGCTTCAAGATTTTAAGattgtgtgtgtgagagagtgATTTTGGGTTTCTCATGGATTTTGTCTTGAACTTTTCTATTTGTCACTTCTTCGAGCAGTTTCCATCTTGTCTTTTATAGCACTGATCCATAGTATCATTGCGGTTGCTGCGTTGCGGGTCGAAGAAAAAATTCCGAGCACTACTAATatattttccaacaaaaaaaaattattcatagatttaaaatataatatatattacacggtatttaaaaaaaatacaacagtaCTTGATTTGCAACTTAAATTATGATAGAgtgataattctataaaaaataaattattaaaattatttttcattaatttaatattaaataataaattttaaaaaaatatattaattaaaaaataacagaaaaatacATGTGATAACCTGTCAAACCGACAACTCggatcatgagatcgagataataccaaagaaaataaataaataaaagttataaaactcaattttcaaataacttaatgtttaaagataaaatcgaaaaaaaactcaattaaaaaaataacttaggcTAACTTACTAAACTTGCTATCAAGATCATGAGATAtgaataacttcataaaaataaataaaaagattacaaAGCTCTATTTTCAACAAATTCAGTGTTGAGGgttgaaatcgagaaaaaaaaatccatgagaCTCTGATAACTCCACataatccaaattaaaaataaattgtgaaattCAATTCTCCAACAACTtcatattgaaggatgaaattgagaaaaaagttaaataaaaaaatattgagtttttttaagggtgaaattaaaaagaaaatattcaattaaaaaaatatccaaaaaataaattggataaACTTGCAAACTCATAATCTGgatcatgagatcgggataaactcataaaaataaataaataaatataatacaaaacccaattaaaaatGATTAGAAAAATAAGCAGAGTCAACCCATGTTAACCTGTCAAGCCCGTGATATGTGTTATGAAGTCgaaataatcttatagaaagtaaattgaaaaaaattataaaactcaattttcaaccaacccaatattaaatgatagaataaaaaaatcatttagaaaaagttaCTGAAGTTGACCTAGGTTAAATTGTTAAACTTGTGATATAAGCCATGAGATTATACtaaaattcatagaaaaaaaacataaaataaaattataaaacctcgGTTCAAGCAATAATATTGAAAGCTAGAATTAGgaagaaaaaacctaaattcataaaactaatatatattcttacaaaaaaaaataaaaaaatataaagcacaaTTTCTAAAATAACTTAACATTGAATGGTAGAATTTTAACATTTCGATTAGTTTTAAATGTCTTTAACGTTTGCTTTAATgtttaaacatttaaaatgtcaagttttaatttattttaaaatgtcaaaattacttcttttattctaaaataattctGATAGTCTAGATCCCCTGAATAAATAGGAGTGAGATGAGTATTTAGAGtctctttatttttacattttaaaaatatttttgaaaaaatttcaatttttattttattttattttttcatttgtttcaaattaattttttttatgttttcatgtgctgatattagaaataaattttataaaataaaaaaataatattttaatatattttcaaataaaaaatatttttaaaaagacccACTACCACAATACTAAATGAATTCTTAGAAACATATGAAACAAGAATGCTCTTCACTATCTCCCACTTCCTATTATCTCTAATTgtctaatatctttttattttatttttatgtttgattgtAGTTGAGAGAAAATCAAGTCAATTTTCTAAGTTTGTATAACTTGATAGGTTATGCAATTTTTTAAGGAGATGTTGTTGAAATATTGAgaggttattttatattaagattaTTTCTATCAAGAAATAAacgatatagtttaaaaaacaaatgatgtaattattaagaacaatgtttttttttgtttttttttaatccaaagttttactaagtattttatttataaagttttaaatcatacaaaaacctaaaaaagttTAACAAAACATCATGGcccaagaaacaaaaaaaccacatattgaaacaatgttttgatgttttgcCCTTGATTTAAAAACCATGAGGTTAGCTTTTGAGAGGTAATGTTGtctttttcatatgatttattgATCATTACCAAAAACACTTGGACAAATTAatcttatcataattttttacacATTGAAATTACTCAATCAcccttgaaaataaaagaagattgagcttgcattttttttttgttttggttttttttacatagttAAATGACCAAAGTCCATTTAGAAAAAATTTTCACCTAAAGGTTTGTAATATTAAAGTTCACTTAGGGTTGTCCGATTGCGAAACTCCACCTTCTGCAAAAGCATTTGAATTGTCTCAGCGACTCCTCCATTATGTGGCAACACGTGTGGCAAAAAGGTCTGGTTTTTGCGTTGaaggtcttttttttctttcttctcactCTCCACATCAAATTTCGCGTCAGttcctttaaaatttcaagacaacctttcaattgttttattctttatatttggtccctattctttttattcctatttgttttatatgaaatgatttatcaaattggatttttttttaatttcatcctcctttaatttttttcatgtgtcaatttgttttctattcttttaatttatatttattttgtttgggataattttaaaattgaatttgttttgtgaTATCATCCTCCaacaatttttttcctcttagatttgatcattattttttttattgttattttttttactttgacaagttttaaaatttgatatttgtttcatggttttatcctttaatattaaattggttgagaattaagcttcttAGTTGAGTCCAGATATGAGATTTAACGGATTGCGAGTTTAAAAGATTAACATAAATTTAGGAGATTCAcctgagttgtttttttaagatcatgttttttcagtttaatccttcatcatttatttaattttagactgggctttattaatttttatttgctttctattatatttttcattaattttgaaaatgatctTGATTATGTCACCCTTTAACATTAGATTGTTAGGTGATTAAGCTTTacagttttatttaatttgctttcaCCAGGATTACCCTAGTTTAGCAAAAAGATTTGTcttgtcaattttgtttttagtttagttattgttgttgtgttttttatttatgttattaaattaattaggctTATTAAACCTAGTTAAGTTAATAACccgagtttaaatttttattttttttatttttagctttttaaaagACACTTATATTGTGTTagcatttttgtttaaataaaaataaataaagcaggCCCGCGGAGGATCACAACCATCAATCTAGTTTGTAATATTGCAAGTTGGTCCTTATCTATATGCTTATTATTCTACAAACAATTATGTTATTctaaacaattaattttcttaacatagaagaaatgataggaagtactaattaaataaacactatgttgatttttctaataaatgaagttgtgttttttcttgGCTTTCAGTCTTtgtcaaaatcaaacaaacttCGTACAAGTTTTGCGACAATAACCCAACAATAAGCTTCTGGGAGGGCAAGTTCCACGTTTGACTGCTACCTTTATAGTACCGCCTCCTACAAGTTTGACCATGAATTGAAGTCAAAACAGAACTAACTCGAAGTCATAGTTGTTGGTCTCGAAACGACTACAGAAGTTATAATTTAACATGTTTAAcctctaaattaaattaaattaaattaaatttagagttttaattattttaaatactaaaaataaaattttaaatacaattcaattttttaaaataatataaaaatatattagagatcaaccttttttatttattataaattaatgttaaaactagctttctcaaaatatttatcaatctattttttatagaaaccaagaattaaaatgaaagtGATGAGagtaatatagaaaataaaatgaattgaattatatcttttataaataaataaatttaatttatttaccaatttaaatcaaattgaacattgtaattgaatttaattacaatagagatcattaattttaaatagcATGTAAATTATTGCaattataaagttaatttttttaaaaaaaatggataataaaattgtgtttgtatttatattcc includes:
- the LOC133679908 gene encoding uncharacterized protein LOC133679908 isoform X4, with amino-acid sequence MDAKISSQNQNNELQVSTTLYHQFKLPNDWVVVRRCRSKRGNRRSHNDKYHYESGTGQRFCSLISIQKHMSGETSKSAKPGNKKNHYFEPETGKRFRSPRSVEKYLTEAFQKLQFSEGTCF